The genomic segment ACATCTATCTCCTtcgacgaagccgacacGGTTTTATGTTGACAAAGTCCCTAAATTCAGGGCGATTAAAGACAACAAGAAGCCAACGGTCAACTCTATTGTTTATGCATGTCCTCCTGATAACGACTCAGCCAAGATGTGTGGTCCAGAGAACCCAGCTACTGCTATCTATAAGCAAGGTGGCAAATCTGCAACAAGAGGCCCAACTATACTAGGCTTCTGCCCCACCTACTTTAAGCATGGGGTCTTTGCTAAAAACATTAACATGGTGGACAATTATCGGAGAGATCGCAAGGTTGATAAGCCATCAAGAGGCTTCCTGTTACTGCATGAGCTTCAGCATATCAAAGGCAACGTTTCCCGACCCTCCTGCCGAGGACGTAAATAAGCCGGACCCCACCAGTTCTAATAACAGCAAATGCTATTCCCCGGAATGGTGAGTTCTCCCTTCCCTGCCCATattttgttttatttttaGGCAGCATGTAAGCTAACTCTTATCTTTTTGAAGCTGTGCGAAACTCTCTGATTCTGACAAGATCCGAAATGCTCAGAATTATGCACTCTTTGCCCTTCATGTTGCTGCATTCCCAATAACTGGGAAACCAATCACGTGAGGTGATAGCTACCTTTTGCCTTTGTCAAGGGGACAGCAAAGCTCTACGGCTCAGCTTCTCCCTTGTACCGCGAGACATCATGTCCGCAACTTCTCTGCACGTCCTCGGGCAGCACATTTTGCCTGTGTATTGACAGTATGGCTCCGCCGGTGTTGCAGATCAAGAGGGTGTTGTCTTGGGCCTGGTTGTGTCTCGCCTGGATAATGGTTCAGGGATGCTTCGTTCTTTGAAAGTATTAGTAGGAAACAGAACAGTAAGGGAAGTGACTCACATCTAAAATATTGAAAGCGTGCAGCGTGAGAAGGACCAAAGCGGTGCGGTGACTTAAAGGAACACCACAACTCTCTAAGGCAACACAAGATGCCTCCTCGATCGGCACAAAAGTTGTCTCGATCAGACTGCTTTCGTGTGTCTGATCAGACTTACTTTTGGCTTAATCGAAGGAGTAGACTCTCCCGATCGACTTATGTTATCACGTTCAAAGGTAAATCATAAGAAAGGTTCTAGTACAATCCATAGGACCTGTGTGAGAAGTTTAGTGAAAAGTAAGTTGTTGTTCTCGCTAAGTCTGATCGGCTCTGCCCCCTTATATCCTTTGCACGATCGGATCTAGCTTACATAAGTACATCTCCAATCGAAAAGATTAGAAAAGGTATCTGATCGGACTAGTTACCCCACCCCGTTCCAATATGAAGTAGAGAAGCAATAGAATAGGAATAGTGGTATGATTGATGTTGATGTGGTGGTGAGGTGGTTCAAATGGGGGCGTATTTAAGTTAATACAATTCTCTCTGTTTTTCTTGAACCTACAAGGGTAGGCTACAGCATCATACTCTCAGACAACTTGATTTTCCATCCTTGATCAGACAACTGGTCCCAATCCCGCTTTCACACTTTGATAGTTCTTGCTTAGTCTGCGGTTAGTTGTCAAGTTTCTGGCAACCTCTGGATTCAGCATCTGTTGTAGCGAGTGACTGATGTTGTGGGGAACATGACCAATATGCCAAGAGAGTAAACCCCGTGGGAAAACTCCTGCTGGGGGTGGAGCCATCCTGGACTTGCGGTGAAAGACATGTCCAGATGCGTCGTGAGCTGCGTGAACGATATAGCTTGGCCAAACAAGCTGCCCCGATTCCGAGCAATCGGGTTGGGGTAGATGCGGATCAGGATTTTACCCCGCAACCGATTTATAGGTCGTTCTCTTGATCTTCCTTGGTCGATTCCTCGTATGACATACACGATCTTGGCAACCTTGCCTGGAGCGTATGTTTGAGTGGAGATGACCTCCGTTGGCTTTCAGGTTACCTCCCTCGTCCCTCGTGTTTATACATGAGGCCAAGTCTCTGTATGTCCATGTGCCGGCAGGATGGATACTCTTGATGAACAACATCGCGAAGTACTTACGGAAAGGGGAATATTCGGAAATACTGGCACAACCAGGGCATCGCCTTTTAGTCGTCTTGGTTGCCTTTATTTCGATTTTTCTGTCCGTACAGACCCCGCCATCTTGCATCGGCCTTATTATGGAGTACCCAAGACCGGACTGCAGTCAGTTGACTGACTCGGCTGTTAGCCACGGCTTCTGGGCCAACGTTCAAGATGATTCTCGTTGAGTTGTGGTTTCTTGACAATTTGGAGCCCTGACCAAGACACTCGCGGTATAAACGTTCACCATTGACTCCCATCTCTGCTCCTTAGTAGTCAGTTGGCAAAGAATAGGCCTTCCAAACGTGTCGTCTCCCGTTCCGTATAGTATTTGGGAACGGCCCAGCATATTAAGCATGCGTAacggcatcctcgccctcggtgCGCTGGCGGGCATCACCAGTGCTCGCTTCATCCCCAGGCAGAGTAATGGCACCGAACAGATCCCGGCATATCGCAATGCCTCCCTCTGCATAGATGAGCGTGTGGACGACCTTCTGGCCCGCATGACGCTGGCCGAAAAAGCAGGCCAGATGTTCCACGCCAGGACATATATCGGAAACGGCACTCTCGACAATACCCTTGACGGCAACCTCGAcgaccaggtcctcgaggacATCAGCGAGAGGTCCATGACGCATTTCGTACTCACGGGAGCTATCGACGACACAAGAAACACAGCTGAGTGGTACAACAACCTGCAGAGGCatgccgccgaagccggcctcGGCATTCCCATTACTATCTCGGTGGACCCTCAACACGGCGTGACCACGCAAACGGCCGTGTCGTTCGTAGCCAAGGCCTTCTCGCGTTGGCCCGATCCGAtgggcgtcgccgccctgcgcTCGCCCGAGCTCACCCGCAAGtacgccgaggtcgtccgCGAGGAGTACATGGCCGTTGGAATCCGCCAAGCTCTTCATCCCCAGATCGATCTGTGGACAGAGCCCCGATGGGGCCGTGGCAGCGCCGGCTTCAGCGAGGATGCCGCTCTTACCAGCCAGCTCGGCGTTGAATGGATCAAGGGGCTGCAGGGCGACAAGCTCGGCCCTCGTTCCGTGGTCGCTACTACAAAGCACTTCCCCGGCGGTGGTCCCATGGAGAACGGGGAGGACTCGCATTTTGAGTGGGGGAAGAACCAGACCTACCCGGGCGACAACTTCGACCATCATCTGATCCCCTTCAAGGCGGCTATCGCCGCCGGTACCGCCCAGATCATGCCCTACTATTCCCGCCCCATCGGCACGCAGTGGGAAGAGGTTGCCTTTGGCTTTAACAAGGGCATCGTCACGAACCTGCTCAAGGAGCAGCTCGGCTTCGAAGGCATCGTTGTCACGGACTGGAACATTGTCAAACAGCGCTTCtggggcctcgaggaggcttCCGAGAAGGAGCGCACGCGGCGTGTGATCGAAGCTGGTTGCGACATctttggcggcgccgacggcttcCCGGACCTGATCGTCGAAttggtcgaggagggagcCATCACTGAGGAGCGAATCGACTATTCGGTGCGCAAGCTCATGAAGGAGAAGTTCGAGCTCGGCCTATTCGATAACCCTTACGTCGACATCGAAGCCTCTGTCAAGAccgtcaacaacccctacttcgcccgcctcggccgggaGCTGCAGCGTCGTTCCCTGACCCTCCTCACCAACGACGGCATCCTGCCCCTGCCTCCCTCTTCCCGATCGGCCAAGTTCTACGTGGAGGGAATCCCCGAGGATGTCATGGAGTCCTACGGCCTTGCCGTGGTCAGTACTCCCCAGGAAGCCGATTACGCCTTGCTGCGACTGCGCTCGCCTTACAAGCCCACCAGCATCGTCGGGCCTCTGGGCGAGATCAACAACGGTACCATCGAGTACAACTCGACGGAGAAGGCGCGGCAGGCCGAGATCTACGGCGCCGTTCCTACCGTGGTGGACATCAAGTTCAACCGGGCCCCTGCCGTACCGGAGATCGTCGAGCAGGCGTCCGCGCTGCTCGTGAACTACGGCTCGACCCCCGATGCCTTCCTCGATGTCGTCTTTGGCATCGACGGGTGGGCCCCCGAGGGAAAGCTGCCCGTTGAGGTGCCCCGATCCCAAGCTGCCGCGGATGCCCAGCTTGGGGACGTGCCCTTTGACAGCGTCGACCCGTTGTTCAGGTTTGGGCATGGACTGAGATATACTGATGCCTGTACAGGCGGGTGTAACAACAGGCGATAGAGCCGTGGACCGAGAGCCGTTTTAAATCTCGTTAGAAAACACTCCAATGCCCAGCTTTACTGTGACTAAGATAGTAACGCCTGTGGGACATTTTctgaaaagaaaaacaaaaaagggaATCCCACGTTCTTCACTGACAACTGGAGGCGGAATATTCAGCAGCGTCACGCTGAGTCGGTAACTCACAATGGAGAACGAACCTTCAAAGCCACTTGTAATGTCAAATACATGTCGCTGTCGTGATCAAGCAGTCTATGGCAGAAAACAAACAAGTGACCAAAATACCGAGCGACAAATTAGAAGGGAATTACTCGAACACATCATTTCGTTCTCCCCCATATATATCAGCTTTCTCGAGAGTGTGACCATGTCTATTTCATCAATGAGTTGATGTCAACGGACGGCGAGGCGAAGAATGACATGGGCTTGAAATGTTGGCCATAGGTTGAGATGCATGTGCTGTTTCTTTCTTGAATAGTTCAACCCAGTACGGTGCTCTTTCGAAGGAACGCTGCCAGGTCTACTAAGGGCGGACTCAACATATTGCCTGTTTCTAAGTTGCCATGGCCGTGACTTTCCTAGACGAGCATTGTCTGTTTGCCGACTTCGAGTGCCTACCGATTCGACAAAAGATTCTATCATAAACTACGATTTCGCACTGATCTGacacatacgaccatacccattggaaaactcgggatcccgtccgctctcccatagataagccaatgagggccggattagtagttgggtcggtgacgaccagcgaatacctggtgttgtatgtttttgCTTTTGCCTGCTACTATGAAGTCGGTAGTTCCCAAAGCCTAAGGTAAGGGATAGAGCCTTAAGGAGCTAGACGTTATCTTTACTAGCGCCTACGCTAATAGTGTAAACCTTGTCAGGCAGGCAAAGGAGATGCAGTACATTAACGGCAGCCAACTGGAGAGTAAGCTAGACAAGTACTTCAGGTCCAGCGAGCAAGTCGAGGACGCGCGCCCGACGACTCGGTCTATGACTAGGCATAGTCAGCAGCCGAGAAACTAGGCCCATCGTCCATCCTATCAATGTAGCGCATCCGTTATTATTAATACCAACGGTTGCACCTATTCAGACAGCATTTATATATAGTACAATTGACATGACAAAATTCTCAACACCTTTGATCTCCTGGTTCATGATACTCTTACTTAGAGCTGGCAATATGTGGCAATTGTAGCTGATTCCAGCTGATTTAGTTAGACGCGCCTAGATTCCTATATTCATCAGCTTTCGGAACCTAAAATGGTTTGAGAATGGACGGAAAAAGACGTGTTATGCTGATGTCAAAGATTTGTTTCAGATCTTGCACACCAGCCCTTATGGATTGTCATGAATGCCAAGTAGAATCCTCCCAGCTGCTGTCACCTCGGCTTTGAGAGGGAGGTGAGCACTGGCTTTTGTTTCGAAGAACATTCGGTTGTGACTCAAAGATCCGATGAAAGCTCTGGAAGTAGCCAAGATGGCATTGACACTTTGATGCCTTTGTGACCCATTTATTTACAGTCGTCTTTTGTGAACAAAACTGTTTGAATCTCTCAATTCATAATGAAGGTATTGTCTGAGCACCACAAAGCAGCCTCGAAATTCTTTCGAGGTACATTTCGATCGAACAACGTCGTTGTCCAGAATCAACGAAGAAGCTGGAAAACGAGTATCATTTGTAATACGATACAAACACCCTTCTACGCTTATCTTTATTATCTTAGGCACTGCTGCGTACTGTTCTAAGTTCCTCTGCTCTAATAGCCTTATAGAGCAGTTCTACAATAAGCGCTTCCTCTTTAGCACGCTTAGCAGCCTAGACAGCCTAGGCCTAGGCAACAATAATTTGCTCACGCACAAGGTCGTCAAGCACAGCCAGGACGTCAAGTTCCAGGAGACAGCAGACAGCGTCATCAAGACGACCATTAGCAACAAGTCCCCTGCCAAGCTCTGCAGGCAGCTCGTCTGCTAGGCGCAGACGACCTAATAGaccaaaaaaaagaaagaaaaaaaaagaaaaaaagaaagctAGCATTGATTGCTCATACAACCAGTGGCATCCATATCTACATTCTGCTCTCGCAGACCGCCCTCATCATCTCCAACATGAAGAGGTCCTGCGACTGCCCTCACTGCCAGAGCTTGATCAAGTCCAGCTACTTCCCGTCGGCCGTGTCGGAGTACACCCCgctcagcgacggcgacacgGAGCCGGAGGTCGTCGAGcgggacgtcgaggtcggccatTAACGGCTGTCGCTGTGATGCCATCAACGAGTCGACTATGTTTATGGCTTTGAAccggaaccccccccccgggggggggagggtaAATTGGCATGGGAAGTGTCAGACCTCGTTTACATAAGGAAGGTCTGGGTGGGACACTCCACCAGTTCTTCCCCTCTGATGGTGGCTACTCTACTGCGTAGTCCTTGACTACTATCACTTTCAGCCTGTATTGGCAGTTCTTTGTCTCTGTTTTGATATATTCGACCTTCGGTCATTATAGGAAGATTCATAATGTTTTTTCGTAGACAGAGTGCAGACTGCGCTCTGTCCACTCATTTGAACAGCATACTAGAAACAAGAAGCCGGCAGGAACGAACTAAATACTTCCACAGGAATGAACTAGATACACAATGAACAAGCCTGCGTATGTAGGAGCAGCATCGCATGCGTTAAGAATCCTCGCCTTGGAGGGCAATGACCCCCCAAGCGTTCGGCGTCATGTTGACCGAGTCGTTCCAATCCCCGGCCGGGCCCAAGCTCTCTGTGCCGAATGCCTAGATAGGTACTTGAAGCTAGGAATTTGACCGGCCGCGGTCTTTAGGTTCCCTTGCGAGCAGAAGCTTACCGGGGTCAACTATCTCCCAGAAACGAGAAACGTGAAACGGCAACAAGAACAGCCCGGCTTCCCGCACACTCGGCGTTAGTCGACATGATCGCCGATGCCTCTCCAACTTGGCCAGAGCTCCTCATCCCAGGCCCCAGGATTCAGAAAATAATCTTCCACGCGTTTTGCTCCGAATTCCCACCTAGCCCTGGTGATGCACTTTTAGCAGAGTTATACATAGTACTAGTATATTGTGTGGTGATCTACGGTGTGGCGGTCAAAAAGTGCCACTTTTTGACCCAAAACGTACCTGGCCTGGCCCGAGCCTCTCTTTTCCCAGGGGGCGATTTCCAAAGTTCCAATTGAATTTCCGCCAAGCCCACAATCATGGATCCCCTGGTTTCTCTTACGTTTTACGACTTACATTTTGCGGCGGGACTTGCACGGGTTTTCCCGCGATCGAAACGGGCCGTCTAGGATGAGCAAGACACATCCGCAGTACGAGATGTTTTTTGTAAGCTTTTCCTGCTTTCTTGGCTCTCTTGAGTTGATATCTCGGTATCGCAACGCTAATGCAGTCAGCTTCCTTCCCGGCGTGGcccatgatggcgatgagcCTCGCTTGCTGTTCGAAAGGAGACCGATGTCTCGGGCTGATGCctgttccccccccccccccccggccttTGGCCGACAGCTCGCCACAATTTCAATTTCCGCATCCTACGCACGCGGGTGATGGGGTTTGCCAGCTTCCGTCCTGCTTCGGAAAGCAGGCCATCGCTAGTCCCGGTTCCGCGTCGGAGAGGGTTCATGAGTCGTGAGCCGGTCTCCCTTGGAAGGGCTATTTTGCAACATGCGCCGTCCCGCACTATATCTTGAGTCCATCTCAGGTATTTCAAGACTAGCTCGTTGCGACTGCTGATTGACTTGTTGGAACCCGATCACTCACCAGTCATATTCGTACTCATTTTCTCAACAGCCCTCAGGGTCACAGTTCCAGTCACGATGCATACCAGTGGCCTGCAAATTCTCGCTACGGCGTTGACTGCTGTTGGTGTAAATGGCCACACTCTTTGGTCCCGGCAGGACGCCGACTACCAAGCCCTTGTCTCATCACTTTCGAGCACCGCCAAGGTGTTCTATAAGGGATCTGATGACTTCAACAATAGCACGACGCGGTGGTCAAATTTGGAGATGCCAACGGTGAACGTGGTCGTGAGGCCTACCACTGAAAACGATGTTGTCGAGACGGTAAGAAGAATCGTCTaattttttatttttttcaTACTTCCTATCTACCATTCCTCAGTCGATATATGGCTAATAATGGAATCGGGCGGTTTGGCGCACAGGTCAAGTTTGCCAACAAGAAAGGCCTCCCCTTCCTGGCCACAAACAGTGCCCATGGAGCCATCACCACACTGGGCAAGATGAAGAGCGGCATCCTGTTATCCCTCGATGAGCTCACGGGTGTGGAAATTGCCGCAGATGGCCAGACGGTGACAGTGGCCGGCGGAACCAAGTCGCATGTTCTCTCTCACGCGCTTTGGGATGCTGGCAAGCAGGCAGGTAAGTGTCCCTCCTCCTACACCCATCTAGATCCCGTATGTGCCTCTGATGATGCTAACATATGGCGGTTTGAAGTCACTGGTGCATGTGAATGTGTCTCGTATCTCGGACCCGGCCTTGGTGGTGGCCACGGATTCCTCCAGGGCCGCCACGGGCTGATTGGCGACCAGTTCCGTTCCATGAACGTTGTGCTCGCCAACGGCACACTCGTGACGATCAACGAGACCGCGACCCCGGACCTGTGGTGGGCCATGAACGGCGCGGGCCACAACTTTGGAATTGTCACCAGCGTCACGTCCCAGATCTACGATGTCGAACATCAAGACTGGGCGCTAGAGCTGATGAACTTCAGCGGCGACTTGGTGGAGGAATTGTACGAGGTGACGAACAACGAGATATTGAAGAACGGGACACAGCCGGTGGATTTGATCAACTGGAGTTACTGGATGATGAGCCCGGATCTTGATGCCGAGAAAGTAAGTCCAGCCCTctcgtctccctcgcccccccAAAGTGTGCCAAGGCTATATCTAACTTACTCTCTCAGCCCATTGTTCAAATCCTCCTCATGCAAGAAGGTGTCACCGCGGTCGATCCAGCCTATACCGCCCCATTCCACGCCCTCGGGCCCCTCTCCAACTCGTCGGAATCTGGCGTATACACCGACCTCGCCAAGTTCGTCGGCGTCAGGACCACCGACGGCCCGTGCCAAAATACCGGCGCCAACAACCCGCGCTTCCCCATCTACCTCGAGACCTACAACACCACCGCCCAGAAGCTCGCCTTTGATTTCTTCGCCAACAGCATTGTGACCAACTCGGCGCTCAGTACCTCATTGGTCACCTTTGATGACTATTCCATGGAAGgggtcaaggccaaggcagATGATTCGAGTGCGTATGCGCACCGCGCTCAGAATGTGTTGGTCGGGCCGTTGTTGCAGTACATGCCCGGGGACGCggcgctggacgaggaggttgcGAGGCTAGGGAACGAGTTCCGCCAGATTCTCCACGAAGGCACAGGACGTGATTTTGTCCCCGTGTATCTGAACTATGCGTTTGGAAATGAGGGGCCGGAGCAGTGGTATGGGCATGAGGAGTGGCGGATGACTCGCCTGCAGGAAGTGAAGGCGGCGTATGATCCCAATGGCTTGTTTAGCTTTTATGGACCTATTGCTTAGGTGATTTGAGGTGGGGGGAATGTTAGATTATGCATAGAGCTTTGGTGGTGAGTTTGGATTCTTTTCGCTTTGCAG from the Colletotrichum destructivum chromosome 10, complete sequence genome contains:
- a CDS encoding Putative metallopeptidase, catalytic domain superfamily, which gives rise to MRPRILQPLTLYLWSLLLAWTAAHSLQDRGYSDKFDNVYYVTQGEWACSKLKLERIQFGIKEAHRLAEKSINVLKTRGSETSPAYSLWFGKSNATPRMVDILLRQHYRTALSHLSPSTKPTRFYVDKVPKFRAIKDNKKPTVNSIVYACPPDNDSAKMCGPENPATAIYKQGGKSATRGPTILGFCPTYFKHGVFAKNINMVDNYRRDRKVDKPSRGFLISKATFPDPPAEDVNKPDPTSSNNSKCYSPECCAKLSDSDKIRNAQNYALFALHVAAFPITGKPIT
- a CDS encoding Putative glycoside hydrolase, family 3, glycoside hydrolase superfamily translates to MRNGILALGALAGITSARFIPRQSNGTEQIPAYRNASLCIDERVDDLLARMTLAEKAGQMFHARTYIGNGTLDNTLDGNLDDQVLEDISERSMTHFVLTGAIDDTRNTAEWYNNLQRHAAEAGLGIPITISVDPQHGVTTQTAVSFVAKAFSRWPDPMGVAALRSPELTRKYAEVVREEYMAVGIRQALHPQIDLWTEPRWGRGSAGFSEDAALTSQLGVEWIKGLQGDKLGPRSVVATTKHFPGGGPMENGEDSHFEWGKNQTYPGDNFDHHLIPFKAAIAAGTAQIMPYYSRPIGTQWEEVAFGFNKGIVTNLLKEQLGFEGIVVTDWNIVKQRFWGLEEASEKERTRRVIEAGCDIFGGADGFPDLIVELVEEGAITEERIDYSVRKLMKEKFELGLFDNPYVDIEASVKTVNNPYFARLGRELQRRSLTLLTNDGILPLPPSSRSAKFYVEGIPEDVMESYGLAVVSTPQEADYALLRLRSPYKPTSIVGPLGEINNGTIEYNSTEKARQAEIYGAVPTVVDIKFNRAPAVPEIVEQASALLVNYGSTPDAFLDVVFGIDGWAPEGKLPVEVPRSQAAADAQLGDVPFDSVDPLFRFGHGLRYTDACTGGCNNRR
- a CDS encoding Putative berberine/berberine, FAD-binding domain, PCMH-type, FAD-binding, type PCMH, subdomain 2, with product MHTSGLQILATALTAVGVNGHTLWSRQDADYQALVSSLSSTAKVFYKGSDDFNNSTTRWSNLEMPTVNVVVRPTTENDVVETVKFANKKGLPFLATNSAHGAITTLGKMKSGILLSLDELTGVEIAADGQTVTVAGGTKSHVLSHALWDAGKQAVTGACECVSYLGPGLGGGHGFLQGRHGLIGDQFRSMNVVLANGTLVTINETATPDLWWAMNGAGHNFGIVTSVTSQIYDVEHQDWALELMNFSGDLVEELYEVTNNEILKNGTQPVDLINWSYWMMSPDLDAEKPIVQILLMQEGVTAVDPAYTAPFHALGPLSNSSESGVYTDLAKFVGVRTTDGPCQNTGANNPRFPIYLETYNTTAQKLAFDFFANSIVTNSALSTSLVTFDDYSMEGVKAKADDSSAYAHRAQNVLVGPLLQYMPGDAALDEEVARLGNEFRQILHEGTGRDFVPVYLNYAFGNEGPEQWYGHEEWRMTRLQEVKAAYDPNGLFSFYGPIA